Proteins encoded by one window of Verrucomicrobiia bacterium:
- the tilS gene encoding tRNA lysidine(34) synthetase TilS, protein MIELVRNLETTIQSRRLLNDGQRVLVAVSGGVDSMVLLHLLHSLSVSHRWTLSVAHFNHQLRGRSGNADERFVREAALRLKLKCFSEGANVKACAAKEKISVEMAARKLRHEFLARTAREQRIPTVALAHHADDQVELFLLRLLRGSGEEGLAGMRWKRSSPAHPRVTLIRPLLDCPKTALLAYAKEQGIWFREDASNDSLEIQRNRIRHELVPLLQSKYQPALLRVVARVGELSGANAEFVAQAARNWRDDPKSPFAELHVALQRSCLQQQLVELGIPPHFELIEALRLRPGKRISFGPREFLSCGRDGRIKKESVTRFQTRAPAVEVALSGRAGKLNFNGLEITWKLTKPTNNSLPGRRPRLEVFDADRVGPAVLLRHWQAGDRYQPIGMPGSVKLQDLFTNARIPRDERQRLAVACTGSGEVFWVEKLRISEQFKITPSTTRRLLWQWKPR, encoded by the coding sequence GTGATCGAACTGGTTCGAAACCTTGAAACCACAATCCAATCGCGCCGCCTGCTAAACGATGGCCAGCGCGTGCTGGTCGCGGTTTCGGGTGGTGTCGATTCCATGGTGCTTCTGCATCTCCTGCACTCCCTCTCCGTCAGTCATCGCTGGACTCTATCAGTCGCGCATTTCAATCATCAGTTGCGCGGCCGCAGCGGCAATGCGGATGAACGCTTCGTTCGCGAGGCGGCGCTCAGGCTGAAGCTGAAGTGCTTTTCTGAAGGTGCGAATGTGAAGGCTTGCGCGGCGAAGGAAAAGATCTCCGTGGAAATGGCCGCTCGCAAATTGCGTCACGAATTCCTCGCCCGCACTGCGCGAGAGCAACGCATCCCGACTGTTGCGCTTGCGCATCATGCAGACGATCAGGTGGAACTTTTTCTTCTTCGGCTCTTGCGCGGCAGCGGAGAGGAAGGCCTTGCTGGCATGCGTTGGAAGCGTTCGTCGCCGGCTCATCCCCGGGTCACTCTAATCCGCCCGCTCCTCGATTGTCCGAAAACCGCGCTGCTCGCGTACGCGAAGGAGCAGGGAATCTGGTTTCGAGAGGATGCCAGCAACGATTCGCTCGAGATCCAAAGGAACCGGATCCGCCATGAACTTGTGCCCTTGCTGCAATCGAAGTATCAACCCGCGCTCTTGCGGGTTGTTGCCCGTGTGGGTGAGCTTTCGGGTGCGAACGCCGAATTCGTTGCGCAGGCTGCGCGAAATTGGCGCGATGATCCAAAATCGCCATTTGCGGAACTTCACGTCGCGCTTCAGCGATCCTGTTTGCAACAGCAGTTGGTGGAACTTGGAATTCCGCCGCACTTTGAATTAATCGAGGCATTGCGCCTTAGGCCCGGAAAGCGCATTTCGTTCGGCCCGCGCGAATTCCTGAGTTGCGGACGGGACGGGCGAATTAAAAAGGAAAGCGTCACGCGCTTTCAGACCAGAGCCCCAGCCGTGGAGGTCGCACTGAGCGGACGTGCAGGCAAACTGAACTTCAACGGCCTTGAAATCACGTGGAAGCTGACAAAACCCACGAACAATTCGCTGCCTGGGCGTCGTCCTCGGCTTGAAGTGTTTGATGCGGACCGCGTCGGACCCGCGGTTCTTTTGCGACACTGGCAAGCCGGAGATCGATATCAACCGATTGGAATGCCGGGTTCCGTGAAGTTGCAGGACCTGTTTACGAACGCCCGAATCCCACGCGACGAGCGGCAGCGACTCGCGGTCGCGTGTACTGGCTCGGGGGAGGTCTTTTGGGTCGAAAAGCTGCGTATTTCGGAGCAGTTCAAGATCACGCCATCCACAACTCGTCGCTTGCTTTGGCAGTGGAAGCCCCGTTAA